Proteins encoded in a region of the Mucilaginibacter sabulilitoris genome:
- a CDS encoding sensor histidine kinase gives MLFKDEEVILILIAGTAMLMMLGVFIVSFLLIYQRKQNKNLLEKEHLKSSFQQELLKTRMEIQEETLNQISRELHDNITQVLSFVKLNLGVLGRNIEGNDKIKLNDNRELIAQSISDLRNLSKSLSFEHISAIGLVKTLEMEADRINRSGIINLLLLTDGVVYPLGEQRELVLFRIFQETLNNALKYAQAANFKISLYYKEQMFNLTIEDDGVGFQPELLIDKSGSGLRNIVNRAALIGAEAVINSAPGNGCSVKLSLNPHVQETYANRTNSNSPG, from the coding sequence ATGCTTTTCAAGGACGAAGAAGTTATCCTGATACTGATTGCCGGCACCGCCATGTTAATGATGCTCGGTGTGTTCATTGTCAGTTTTTTATTGATTTATCAAAGAAAGCAGAATAAGAACTTACTCGAAAAGGAACATTTGAAATCATCGTTTCAACAGGAGCTGCTTAAAACCCGCATGGAAATTCAGGAAGAAACACTTAACCAGATCAGCCGCGAGCTCCATGATAATATAACCCAGGTACTATCATTCGTAAAGCTAAACCTGGGCGTATTGGGTAGAAATATTGAAGGTAATGATAAAATAAAGCTCAACGATAACCGCGAACTCATAGCCCAGTCTATCAGCGACTTGCGTAACCTTTCAAAAAGCCTTAGCTTTGAACACATCAGCGCCATTGGTCTGGTAAAAACATTAGAAATGGAAGCCGACCGCATTAACAGAAGCGGTATTATTAACTTATTGCTTTTAACTGATGGCGTTGTTTATCCGCTTGGCGAACAGCGTGAGCTGGTTTTGTTCAGGATTTTTCAGGAGACATTAAACAATGCTCTTAAATACGCCCAGGCCGCCAACTTCAAAATCAGTTTGTATTATAAGGAACAAATGTTTAATTTGACCATCGAAGATGACGGGGTTGGCTTTCAGCCTGAATTGCTTATTGATAAAAGCGGATCGGGTTTACGCAACATTGTAAACAGGGCGGCGTTAATTGGTGCTGAAGCGGTTATAAACAGCGCACCAGGCAATGGCTGCAGCGTTAAGTTGTCGCTCAACCCACACGTACAAGAAACTTATGCTAACAGAACCAATTCAAATAGCCCTGGTTGA
- a CDS encoding response regulator transcription factor, giving the protein MLTEPIQIALVDDHRLFRSGIASLVGSFNRYNILFEAAHGKELVDKINSGLMPDIVLLDINMPVMDGISTAQWLKKFQPSIRTIILSMFEDAEKVLAMVKMGVKGYLLKDAEPHEFEAALLKVADGDLYYPDFVTHHLLNNFNNDKTSQVKLNPREIEFLRLTGTELTYKEIADTMCISVRTVDSYRDQLFEKLQIKSRVGLVLYSIKNKLIDL; this is encoded by the coding sequence ATGCTAACAGAACCAATTCAAATAGCCCTGGTTGATGATCATCGCCTTTTCAGGAGCGGCATTGCATCGCTGGTAGGGAGCTTTAACCGCTACAATATTCTGTTTGAAGCTGCACATGGTAAGGAACTGGTTGATAAAATAAATTCAGGATTAATGCCTGATATTGTTTTGCTTGATATTAATATGCCGGTTATGGATGGCATATCAACAGCACAATGGCTCAAAAAATTTCAGCCATCTATTCGCACCATTATTTTATCCATGTTTGAAGATGCCGAAAAGGTGCTCGCCATGGTTAAAATGGGCGTAAAAGGTTATTTGCTTAAGGATGCTGAACCCCATGAGTTTGAAGCCGCGTTACTTAAAGTTGCCGATGGCGATCTGTATTACCCTGATTTTGTTACCCATCATTTGCTGAATAATTTCAACAATGATAAAACATCGCAGGTAAAATTAAATCCGCGCGAAATCGAATTCCTGAGGTTAACCGGCACCGAACTCACCTACAAAGAAATCGCCGACACCATGTGCATCAGCGTACGCACCGTCGATAGCTACCGCGACCAGCTTTTTGAAAAACTACAGATAAAGAGCCGTGTTGGCTTGGTACTTTACAGTATAAAAAATAAACTGATCGACTTGTAA
- a CDS encoding PA0069 family radical SAM protein, with protein MAQEENPDFFKGRGAQLNTHNKFLKNKYVAEHIEGLDEPLLENTATQLFEESPKKIVSESNSPDLSHMYSINPYQGCEHGCIYCYARNSHEYYGFSAGLDFERKIIVKRNAPELLEQYFNKKNYQPVCIMLSGNTDCYQPIERRLKITRNLLQVFLKYRNPVSIITKNNVILRDLDILTELAAMNLVHVNVSVTSLNEQLRQKLEPRTVTATGRLAVIQKLSEQGIPVRVMAAPIIPGLNSNEVPNIIKAAADRGALSAGFTIVRLNGSIAEIFSDWIYKAFPDRAEKVLNMIKSCHDGKLNDSDFVRRMSGEGQVAQSIHQMYRMSCNRFLAGRVMPEYDYTLFVPKKGKQTSMF; from the coding sequence ATGGCACAGGAAGAAAATCCCGACTTTTTTAAAGGCCGGGGAGCGCAGCTGAATACGCACAACAAATTTTTAAAAAACAAGTATGTAGCCGAGCACATTGAAGGTTTAGACGAACCCCTGCTTGAAAATACCGCTACGCAACTTTTTGAAGAAAGCCCCAAAAAGATCGTCAGCGAATCAAACAGCCCCGATTTGAGCCACATGTACTCCATAAACCCGTACCAGGGCTGTGAGCACGGCTGTATTTATTGCTATGCCCGCAACAGTCATGAATATTATGGTTTTAGCGCCGGGCTCGATTTTGAACGCAAGATCATCGTAAAACGTAATGCGCCCGAACTGCTTGAGCAGTACTTCAATAAAAAAAACTACCAGCCGGTATGCATTATGCTCTCGGGCAATACCGATTGTTACCAGCCTATTGAACGCCGGCTAAAAATAACCCGTAACCTGCTGCAGGTATTTTTAAAATACAGGAACCCGGTAAGCATTATTACTAAAAACAACGTGATCCTGCGCGACCTCGATATACTTACCGAACTGGCAGCCATGAACCTGGTGCATGTAAATGTATCGGTTACCTCATTAAATGAACAATTACGCCAAAAATTGGAGCCCCGCACGGTAACTGCTACCGGCAGGCTGGCAGTGATACAAAAACTCTCTGAGCAAGGCATACCGGTAAGGGTAATGGCAGCCCCCATTATTCCGGGGCTTAATAGCAATGAGGTACCCAATATTATCAAAGCCGCGGCCGACAGGGGGGCTCTATCGGCAGGTTTTACCATTGTGCGGCTCAACGGCAGCATTGCCGAAATATTCAGCGATTGGATATACAAGGCTTTTCCCGACCGGGCAGAGAAAGTGCTGAACATGATAAAATCATGCCATGACGGCAAACTGAACGACAGCGATTTTGTCCGTCGTATGAGCGGCGAGGGGCAGGTGGCACAATCTATCCACCAGATGTACAGAATGTCCTGTAACCGCTTTCTAGCAGGCCGTGTGATGCCAGAATATGACTATACCCTGTTTGTGCCAAAAAAGGGCAAGCAAACGAGTATGTTTTGA